The Ahaetulla prasina isolate Xishuangbanna chromosome 3, ASM2864084v1, whole genome shotgun sequence genome window below encodes:
- the LOC131194239 gene encoding uncharacterized protein LOC131194239 isoform X1, with protein sequence MKWANISLVLIIYRKIAVMSKMTLENKELQNKAEMVTFKNLELTDEKEELCREYEERLWRETQLRKGCCTLLMGRDRMDQRPGSSECKRGAVSVCQTSADVAENKTEAQQDKMKPQMESQLNKKWLKASVDNLKIKKSKEPGPNILRWLQQSLKVLKEDSSEQYTLPEWLKASISNLPKECAEASREDVNGWLEASINHLQEEGPETCDLDVQGRLEASIVGIQHLPKSKSKFRRSRIKGMA encoded by the exons ATGAAGTGGGCTAATATCTCTCTGGTTCTCATAATTTACAGAAAGATAGCAGTGATGTCAAAAATGACATTAGAAAACAAAGAGCTCCAAAATAAGGCCGAGATGGTGACATTCAAAAACCTTGAACTGACTGATGAGAAAGAGGAGCTCTGCAGAGAGTATGAAGAAAGACTGTGGAG AGAGACACAGCTGAGGAAGGGCTGCTGCACCTTATTGATGGGCAGAGACCGGATGGACCAGAGACCTGGCAGTAGTGAGTGCAAAAGAGGCGCTGTGAGTGTCTGCCAAACAAGTGCAGATGTTGCAGAAAACAAGACAGAAGCGCAACAAGATAAAATGAAGCCTCAAATGGAATCTCAGTTAAATAAGAAATGGCTGAAAGCTTCAGTGGACAacctcaaaataaaaaaatcgAAGGAACCCGGGCCAAATATCCTGAGGTGGCTTCAGCAATCGCTGAAAGTCCTGAAAGAGGATTCCTCTGAACAGTACACCCTGCCCGAATGGCTTAAAGCATCCATCAGCAACCTCCCGAAGGAATGTGCTGAGGCATCCAGGGAGGATGTGAATGGTTGGCTAGAAGCATCGATAAATCATCTCCAAGAAGAAGGGCCAGAAACCTGTGATTTAGATGTGCAGGGAAGGCTTGAAGCATCTATTGTAGGCATTCAACATCTACCAAAGTCCAAGTCAAAGTTTCGACGAAGCCGAATAAAAGGGATGGCTTGA
- the LOC131194239 gene encoding nuclear mitotic apparatus protein 1-like isoform X2 has translation MICRKIMEISKLLAEKEELELKIQELTNKNLQLAKEKEKLCEEYEEKLSRKNSSDESGQLEKLRRENESLSCKVQKYAEEKAELLRENNDLKDELYRKTAVMSKMTLENKELQNKAEMVTFKNLELTDEKEELCRKYEDCGERHS, from the exons ATGATTTGCAGAAAGATAATGGAAATATCAAAACTTCTGGCAGAAAAAGAGGAGCTGGAATTAAAAATTCAGGAGCTTACAAATAAAAATCTacaattggccaaagaaaaagagaaactttgcGAAGAGTATGAAGAAAAGCTGAGCAG AAAAAATAGTTCAGATGAGTCTGGGCAGCTGGAAAAACTCAGACGAGAGAATGAGAGTCTCAGCTGCAAGGTGCAGAAATACGCTGAAGAAAAAGCAGAGCTCCTACGAGAAAATAATGACCTCAAAGACGAACTTTATCG AAAGACAGCAGTGATGTCAAAAATGACATTAGAAAACAAAGAGCTCCAAAATAAGGCCGAGATGGTGACATTCAAAAACCTTGAATTGACTGATGAGAAAGAGGAGCTCTGCAGAAAGTATGAAGACTGTGGAG AGAGACACAGCTGA